Within the Halopelagius inordinatus genome, the region GTGGTGACGCCGTCGTAGAAGTCGTGTTCGTCGTAGTCCATGAGGTCGATGGTCATCTGGCACGCCTGAAACTCCACGCCCATATCCAGGCTGGTTTCGATGAGTTCCTCGATGGTCGCGGTATCGTTGTCCTCGATTCGCTTCGCCATCATCGTCGTGGTCATGCGGTCCATGCCGGGGAGCGCGCCGACGATGTTCGGGACGGGCATGTTCGGGTTTCCGACGGAACTGAGCTTGAGGTTCTTCGAGCGCTCCTCGTGGAGGATGTCGAGTCCCCAGAACGTGTGGAAG harbors:
- a CDS encoding DsrE/DsrF/DrsH-like family protein gives rise to the protein FHTFWGLDILHEERSKNLKLSSVGNPNMPVPNIVGALPGMDRMTTTMMAKRIEDNDTATIEELIETSLDMGVEFQACQMTIDLMDYDEHDFYDGVTTGVGAATAIQDMADADIQLLV